The following proteins come from a genomic window of Proteinivorax hydrogeniformans:
- a CDS encoding recombinase family protein, translated as MNAVIYARVSTEHDSQQSSLSRQLDELNKYCNNKNYNVIKVIEEKVSGFEQIREGLLLAMEKIKTGQAQFLIVQDESRLGRGTAKIAILHQINKWGGKVISLENDGPLEITEMEGMVLEILALVEEYQRRLTNAKIKRGVQRALDKGYDPSKNFGNTIGGGRPEKEVPIEEIVRLKGLNLTFAEIAATLKGFGYDISKATVHRRYQKYKEQNNEDSLDS; from the coding sequence ATGAACGCAGTAATTTACGCTAGAGTTAGTACAGAACATGATTCGCAGCAATCTAGTTTATCTAGACAATTAGATGAACTAAACAAATATTGTAACAATAAAAACTATAATGTTATAAAGGTTATTGAAGAAAAAGTAAGTGGCTTTGAACAAATTAGAGAAGGGCTGCTGTTAGCGATGGAAAAGATCAAAACAGGCCAAGCTCAATTTTTAATAGTTCAAGACGAGAGTAGATTAGGAAGAGGAACTGCAAAAATAGCAATCTTACACCAAATTAATAAGTGGGGCGGTAAAGTTATATCCTTAGAAAATGATGGACCACTAGAAATTACCGAAATGGAGGGAATGGTTCTAGAAATATTAGCACTAGTTGAAGAATATCAACGTAGGCTTACAAATGCCAAAATAAAAAGAGGGGTCCAAAGAGCTTTAGATAAAGGTTACGATCCTAGTAAAAATTTCGGAAATACCATCGGTGGAGGAAGACCAGAAAAAGAAGTTCCAATAGAAGAAATCGTTAGACTCAAAGGTCTAAATCTTACATTTGCAGAAATTGCAGCAACTCTCAAAGGATTTGGTTATGATATATCCAAGGCAACAGTACATAGACGTTATCAAAAATACAAAGAACAAAACAATGAAGACAGCCTAGATAGTTAG
- a CDS encoding M23 family metallopeptidase: MFFSNNDTKPISLNLSLFAIQSLGVIILITVIGFIAFFAKYIEMNTYMNELHALRKSNHEKNMQIENLVQQTESILEDLKSVQEFQGKVSEITNLGLDEPEKQTKKTLYTSNRGATTLDRAQTSLVFLNNSLSTNQDKMEGMVDEIIAEQKRQRELEIRLSHTPSIWPARGRVTSPFGYRRNPVTGARQHHSGVDIANSAGTPIIATANGTVASASYSGGYGNLIVIEHGYGYSTYYAHLSRIAVRPGQNVTRGQVIGYMGRTGRATGNHLHYEVRVRGTPVNPANFY, from the coding sequence ATGTTTTTCTCAAATAACGATACTAAACCTATTTCTTTGAATCTCTCATTGTTTGCGATTCAAAGTTTAGGGGTAATAATATTAATAACTGTAATTGGGTTTATAGCTTTTTTTGCAAAGTATATAGAGATGAATACCTATATGAATGAATTACACGCTTTAAGAAAAAGTAATCACGAAAAAAATATGCAGATTGAAAACCTTGTTCAACAAACAGAGTCTATTTTAGAAGACTTAAAGTCTGTACAAGAATTTCAAGGAAAAGTCAGCGAAATTACTAACCTCGGACTCGATGAACCCGAGAAGCAAACCAAGAAAACCTTATATACCAGCAATCGTGGAGCCACCACCCTTGATAGAGCCCAAACTTCCCTTGTTTTTCTTAATAATTCCCTTTCAACTAATCAAGATAAAATGGAAGGTATGGTAGATGAAATAATAGCAGAACAAAAGAGGCAAAGAGAGTTGGAAATAAGGCTCTCTCATACACCCTCTATTTGGCCAGCTAGAGGCAGAGTGACATCTCCTTTCGGTTATAGAAGAAACCCCGTAACTGGGGCTCGCCAACATCATAGTGGTGTTGATATAGCAAACTCTGCAGGAACACCTATTATAGCTACTGCTAATGGCACAGTAGCTTCAGCCTCTTACAGCGGAGGATATGGCAACTTAATCGTAATAGAGCATGGTTATGGATATTCTACATATTACGCCCATCTTTCAAGGATAGCGGTAAGGCCTGGTCAAAATGTAACAAGAGGTCAAGTTATTGGGTATATGGGAAGAACAGGAAGAGCCACAGGGAACCACCTCCATTATGAAGTTCGAGTTAGAGGAACACCAGTAAACCCTGCTAATTTCTATTAA
- the lexA gene encoding transcriptional repressor LexA, which produces MESLSARQKEIFEFIYKMVKEKGYPPSVREIGLAVGLKSSSTVHSHLAKLEQKGYIKKDATKPRAIEILASCATEEEDKVNVNFNPSFAPIVGDVTAGEPILAEERIEGYFPLPSNLSTDAESMFVLSVKGDSMINAGICDGDLVIVKHAQTATNGDIVVALIEDEATVKRFFKEKDCIRLQPENDFYDPILVKDPIILGKVAGLFRHF; this is translated from the coding sequence ATGGAAAGTCTAAGTGCTAGACAGAAGGAGATTTTTGAATTTATTTATAAAATGGTAAAAGAAAAAGGATATCCCCCTTCAGTTAGAGAAATTGGACTTGCTGTTGGTCTAAAGTCAAGTTCTACAGTCCATTCTCATCTAGCAAAGTTGGAACAAAAAGGCTATATTAAAAAAGATGCTACCAAGCCTAGGGCCATCGAAATTCTAGCAAGCTGTGCCACAGAGGAAGAAGATAAGGTTAATGTAAATTTTAACCCTAGCTTTGCTCCGATAGTTGGGGATGTAACAGCTGGGGAGCCCATTTTAGCAGAAGAAAGAATAGAAGGATATTTTCCCTTGCCCTCTAACCTTTCAACTGACGCAGAAAGTATGTTTGTCTTATCGGTTAAAGGTGATAGCATGATAAATGCCGGAATCTGTGACGGAGACTTGGTTATTGTAAAGCATGCACAGACTGCAACTAATGGAGATATTGTTGTTGCGTTAATTGAGGATGAAGCTACCGTTAAGAGATTTTTCAAAGAAAAGGACTGTATAAGACTTCAACCAGAAAATGATTTTTATGATCCGATATTGGTAAAAGACCCTATAATTTTAGGTAAAGTAGCTGGTCTTTTTAGACACTTTTAA
- a CDS encoding IS3 family transposase (programmed frameshift), whose translation MSKSKSKHYSKEFIESVLKRLEPPSNDTVTAIAAELGIPKTTIYTWVKRNNKTLSSRKPQNRWNSEDKFQIVLETAALSEAELADYCRRKGIYLEDIKRWKEQCLKANQGETQDYQKTKSELKEEKEKAKELKKQLRQKEKALAETAALLVLRKKADANLGGPRGRLISSSDRVKAVELIDEARINGARLAPACEVLSISVRTYQRWTKEKGKIKEDKRPSAKRPTPKNKLTDEERQEIIKTANNPKYVDLPPSQIVPKLADEGKYLASESTIYRVLKEEKMDAHRGRAKKPTKREPPTHVATSPNKIWTWDITWLNSAVKGSFYKLYLIIDMFSRLIVAYEVWESEKAEYAERLIKKATLSQKISGRPLVLHSDNGSPMKAATFQATLEKLGIQSSFSRPRVSNDNPYSESLFKTMKYRPAYPYKGFKSIEEARNWVKEFVRWYNYEHLHSGLKFVTPYQRHYGIDVNIVEKRIRIYEHARKKHPERWSKNIRDWSLPEYVSLNPIKDIQFKNTIDHVD comes from the exons ATGTCAAAATCTAAAAGTAAGCACTACTCTAAAGAGTTTATTGAGTCCGTATTAAAAAGACTTGAGCCCCCTTCAAATGACACCGTTACTGCTATTGCAGCAGAGCTGGGCATTCCCAAAACAACCATTTATACATGGGTGAAAAGAAACAATAAAACTCTATCATCTCGCAAACCTCAAAATAGGTGGAACTCAGAAGATAAATTCCAAATAGTATTAGAAACAGCAGCTTTAAGTGAAGCTGAGCTAGCCGATTACTGCCGACGTAAAGGTATATACCTTGAAGATATAAAGCGTTGGAAAGAGCAATGTTTAAAGGCAAACCAAGGTGAAACACAGGACTACCAAAAGACTAAAAGTGAGTTAAAGGAAGAAAAGGAAAAAGCAAAAGAATTAAAAAAGCAGCTTAGACAAAAAGAGAAGGCACTGGCAGAAACGGCTGCATTACTAGTATTAAGAAAAAAAGCAGACGCGA ATTTGGGGGGACCCCGAGGAAGACTGATCAGTAGCTCAGATCGCGTAAAAGCAGTAGAACTGATCGATGAAGCAAGAATAAATGGTGCAAGGTTAGCCCCTGCATGTGAAGTATTAAGTATCAGCGTGCGTACCTATCAAAGATGGACTAAGGAAAAAGGGAAGATCAAAGAAGATAAAAGACCTTCAGCTAAACGCCCCACTCCTAAAAACAAGCTAACAGATGAAGAACGCCAAGAAATAATAAAAACAGCAAATAATCCTAAGTATGTCGACTTACCTCCATCACAAATAGTTCCTAAGCTGGCAGACGAAGGCAAATATTTGGCATCTGAATCAACAATTTACAGGGTTTTAAAAGAAGAAAAAATGGATGCTCACCGAGGAAGGGCCAAAAAACCCACAAAAAGGGAGCCTCCTACTCATGTAGCTACTTCCCCTAATAAAATATGGACTTGGGATATAACATGGCTAAACTCTGCTGTTAAAGGTAGTTTCTATAAGTTATACCTTATAATAGATATGTTTAGCAGATTAATTGTAGCCTATGAAGTATGGGAGTCAGAGAAAGCAGAATATGCTGAAAGACTTATTAAAAAAGCAACATTGTCTCAAAAGATTTCAGGTCGACCTTTAGTACTACACTCCGATAATGGCAGCCCAATGAAAGCAGCAACATTTCAGGCCACACTTGAAAAACTAGGTATTCAAAGCTCTTTTTCCCGTCCAAGAGTTAGTAATGACAACCCTTACTCCGAATCGCTCTTTAAGACCATGAAGTATCGCCCAGCATACCCTTATAAAGGTTTTAAAAGCATAGAGGAAGCAAGAAATTGGGTTAAAGAATTTGTTAGATGGTATAACTATGAACACTTACATAGTGGCTTAAAATTTGTTACACCTTACCAAAGACACTATGGAATTGATGTTAATATAGTAGAAAAAAGAATCAGGATCTATGAGCATGCAAGGAAAAAGCACCCAGAGAGGTGGTCTAAAAATATCAGAGATTGGTCATTACCCGAATATGTTTCTCTAAACCCTATAAAAGACATACAGTTTAAAAATACTATAGATCATGTAGATTAG
- a CDS encoding DNA-3-methyladenine glycosylase — translation MKLPIDFYRSNALDVAKSLLGKELVRVVNNETLISKIVETEAYIGPEDKGCHAFNNKKTKRTEVMFEPGGVAYVYVIYGIHHCLNIVTGRSPMC, via the coding sequence ATGAAATTACCTATAGATTTTTATAGAAGTAATGCACTAGATGTTGCAAAAAGTTTATTAGGTAAAGAGCTTGTGAGGGTCGTAAACAATGAAACTCTGATAAGCAAAATCGTGGAAACAGAAGCATATATCGGTCCAGAGGACAAAGGTTGTCATGCATTTAACAACAAGAAAACAAAAAGAACAGAGGTTATGTTTGAGCCTGGGGGAGTGGCGTATGTCTATGTAATATACGGCATACATCATTGTTTGAATATCGTAACTGGTCGTAGCCCTATGTGTTAG
- a CDS encoding methionine gamma-lyase family protein: MHSWIDDIENYKLRFLIRDSHHYLKETFEIIEENLETNQYKVLKGFQQHKITENHLIGTTGYGYGDLGRDALDNVYASVFGAEKGFVRSQFVSGTHCLSCCLNALLDGGDELLYVTGDPYDTLEKVIGITPHNNSLISRGVEYNSVPLTGNGKLDFESIGNAIKPNTKVIGVQRSKGYSLRGSIAIAEIEALVRYVKRIKDDLIIFVDNCYGEFVESREPADVGADVVAGSLTKNPGGGLAKTGGYVVGKGKLVDKVAESLTAPGLGADVGASLQNNLDFFQGFFKSPQVTADSLKTAAFASFLAQKLGFDAEPSYADYRYDIVQTITFEDKEKLLAFCQGIQRHSPINSFVEPVPDDLPGYHDPVIMAAGTFIQGSSIELSADAPIRPPYTVFIQGSLSYEHGRIATSMAFDALLEGK; the protein is encoded by the coding sequence TTGCATAGTTGGATAGATGATATAGAAAACTATAAGCTTAGGTTTTTAATAAGGGATTCTCATCACTACCTAAAAGAGACCTTCGAGATCATAGAGGAAAACCTAGAAACCAATCAATACAAAGTTTTAAAAGGTTTCCAGCAACATAAAATTACTGAAAACCACTTGATAGGTACTACAGGGTATGGTTATGGAGATTTAGGCAGAGACGCATTAGATAACGTTTATGCCTCAGTTTTTGGGGCTGAAAAAGGGTTTGTTAGATCTCAGTTTGTTTCGGGTACCCACTGTTTATCATGTTGCCTAAATGCTTTGTTAGATGGAGGAGATGAACTGCTTTATGTTACAGGTGACCCATACGACACCTTAGAAAAGGTAATCGGTATCACACCTCATAATAATTCGCTGATTTCTAGAGGCGTTGAATATAATTCGGTACCATTAACAGGAAATGGCAAGTTGGACTTTGAGTCTATAGGAAATGCAATCAAGCCTAATACCAAGGTTATAGGGGTACAACGCTCAAAAGGCTACTCATTAAGAGGTTCAATTGCCATAGCTGAAATTGAAGCTTTAGTAAGGTATGTTAAAAGAATCAAAGATGACCTAATAATTTTCGTGGATAATTGCTATGGTGAGTTTGTAGAATCTCGTGAGCCGGCAGATGTAGGGGCAGATGTAGTAGCTGGAAGTCTGACAAAAAATCCTGGTGGCGGACTGGCCAAAACTGGGGGATATGTTGTCGGAAAGGGAAAGTTAGTAGATAAAGTAGCTGAGAGTCTAACTGCACCAGGACTTGGTGCTGATGTAGGAGCTTCTTTGCAAAACAACTTAGATTTTTTTCAGGGCTTTTTCAAAAGCCCACAAGTAACAGCCGACAGCTTAAAAACAGCAGCTTTTGCTAGTTTTTTGGCACAAAAGCTAGGATTTGATGCTGAACCAAGTTATGCTGACTACAGATATGACATTGTACAAACCATAACTTTTGAGGATAAAGAAAAGTTATTAGCATTTTGTCAAGGGATACAAAGACACTCGCCAATAAATTCTTTTGTGGAGCCGGTTCCTGATGATTTACCGGGATATCATGATCCTGTTATAATGGCAGCGGGAACCTTTATTCAAGGATCTTCAATAGAGTTAAGTGCAGACGCTCCTATCAGGCCACCTTATACCGTGTTTATACAAGGGTCGCTATCGTATGAGCATGGAAGGATAGCAACTTCTATGGCATTTGACGCACTACTAGAAGGAAAGTAG
- a CDS encoding GTPase domain-containing protein, translating into MKILVTGRPNVGKTQFVISLAQFYNLKNVIYTFKATNGIKHKRKLSLSDCSKLLINSTANHTKNIYDFTIPIKKGKGHINIALMDSCGITSEIHHDNTVRAGIAQAIGHYSDCDAMFHVVDSHNYKQMSSVDEEIYSFGSELGYYLVLANKIDLLFSEMTISKIKNDFKNTIVLPISAKEGKGLKEVAYYVNKIV; encoded by the coding sequence TTGAAAATTCTTGTGACCGGAAGGCCTAATGTAGGTAAAACCCAGTTTGTTATAAGCTTAGCTCAGTTTTATAACTTGAAAAACGTGATATACACATTCAAAGCAACAAACGGCATCAAACATAAAAGAAAGCTCTCTTTGAGTGATTGTAGTAAATTGCTAATAAACAGCACAGCAAATCATACTAAAAACATCTATGATTTTACAATCCCAATAAAAAAAGGAAAGGGGCATATAAATATAGCACTTATGGATTCTTGTGGTATAACTTCGGAAATTCACCATGACAACACCGTAAGGGCTGGAATAGCTCAAGCAATTGGCCATTATAGTGATTGTGATGCCATGTTTCACGTTGTAGACAGCCATAACTATAAACAAATGTCTTCTGTGGATGAAGAAATCTATAGTTTTGGTAGTGAGTTAGGTTATTATCTTGTTTTAGCTAATAAGATAGACTTGTTATTTTCCGAAATGACCATATCTAAAATAAAGAACGACTTCAAAAACACTATAGTGTTACCTATTTCCGCTAAAGAAGGTAAAGGGCTTAAGGAGGTTGCCTATTATGTTAATAAAATTGTTTAG
- a CDS encoding AAA family ATPase encodes MDKSKILANVQTGKISPIFALKQLRGSEDITSFSNNKEQLWELDPIKELNQLVGLDNVKSLVTEITAFLSIQKRREEENLLTEPVVMHMIFKGNPGTGKTTVARILGKIFKHLNFLEKGHLVEVERADLVGEYIGHTAQRTKEKISESLGGILFIDEAYSLARGGEKDFGKEAIDTLVKAMEDKKDQFILILAGYSYQMESFLTTNPGLKSRFPIHLNFDDYSIDNLMSIAGMMLKNRQYKMSSKAKLKLFKILKSKEQEDFSNFSNARLVRNIIEKAIRLQAVRLVNKKTLTKEELLTIDEQDIEDI; translated from the coding sequence ATGGATAAAAGTAAAATCTTAGCAAATGTGCAAACTGGGAAAATCTCCCCTATATTTGCTTTAAAACAACTAAGAGGAAGTGAAGACATAACATCTTTTTCAAATAATAAGGAGCAGCTATGGGAATTAGACCCCATAAAGGAATTAAATCAACTAGTTGGACTAGATAACGTTAAAAGCTTAGTTACTGAGATTACTGCGTTTTTGTCAATTCAAAAAAGAAGAGAGGAAGAAAATCTTCTAACAGAGCCAGTAGTTATGCATATGATTTTTAAAGGAAACCCTGGAACAGGGAAAACAACTGTAGCAAGAATACTAGGTAAAATTTTTAAGCACTTAAACTTTTTAGAAAAAGGGCACTTAGTTGAGGTGGAACGGGCTGATCTTGTGGGAGAATACATCGGACACACTGCCCAAAGAACAAAAGAGAAAATATCGGAAAGTCTAGGGGGGATTTTATTCATTGACGAGGCATACTCTCTAGCAAGAGGAGGGGAAAAAGATTTTGGCAAAGAAGCCATCGACACCTTAGTGAAAGCTATGGAAGATAAAAAAGATCAATTTATATTAATATTAGCTGGCTATAGTTATCAAATGGAATCATTTCTCACCACTAATCCAGGACTTAAATCGAGATTTCCTATACACTTAAATTTCGATGATTACTCAATAGATAATCTAATGTCTATTGCCGGTATGATGTTAAAAAATAGGCAGTATAAAATGTCTTCCAAAGCAAAACTAAAGCTATTTAAAATACTTAAATCCAAAGAGCAAGAAGATTTCTCTAATTTCTCAAATGCTCGACTAGTTCGTAACATCATTGAAAAAGCTATAAGGCTTCAAGCTGTTCGTCTGGTTAATAAAAAAACATTAACTAAGGAAGAACTTTTGACCATTGATGAACAGGATATAGAGGATATTTAA
- the hfq gene encoding RNA chaperone Hfq produces the protein MGKAHNLQDYFLNHVRRDNTEVTIFLMSGYQIKGLVKGFDPFTVVIDDGVKQQLIYKHAISTIIPKKEVNLIKN, from the coding sequence ATGGGAAAAGCTCATAACCTGCAAGACTACTTTCTAAACCATGTCAGAAGAGATAATACTGAGGTAACTATTTTTTTAATGAGCGGCTACCAGATTAAAGGTTTAGTAAAAGGGTTCGATCCTTTTACAGTAGTAATTGATGACGGAGTCAAGCAACAATTGATTTATAAGCATGCTATTTCAACCATAATACCCAAAAAAGAAGTAAATCTTATAAAAAATTAA
- the miaA gene encoding tRNA (adenosine(37)-N6)-dimethylallyltransferase MiaA produces the protein MEENYSVILGPTASGKSSLAMELAAEMRGEIVSADSAQVYKYMDIGTAKPTIKEQANVPHHLIDVVLPSEEFSVFDFQKLSQKVIKDIKKRDNHPIVVGGTGLFIRALTEDFTLVSIPEDKAIRKKYQDMADEKGNHYIHSLLKNRDDNAYNKLHPNDYRRVIRALEVYELSGKSIYELQRRNQFASNITNINFYGLYMDRQRLYTQINNRVDQMIEDGLVTEVSELLKQGISKDCNALKAIGYRQVVMYLENQIDFDEMVRLIKRDTRRYAKRQLTWFRNMDNIKWYNLDNLNINQVKEKIIKQMQENG, from the coding sequence TTGGAAGAAAATTATTCCGTGATTTTAGGCCCTACCGCTAGTGGTAAAAGCTCTTTGGCTATGGAACTAGCAGCAGAAATGAGAGGAGAAATTGTTTCAGCTGATTCAGCCCAAGTTTATAAGTACATGGACATCGGTACTGCTAAACCTACAATAAAGGAGCAAGCAAATGTACCTCATCATCTAATAGATGTTGTTTTACCCAGCGAAGAATTTAGTGTTTTTGATTTTCAAAAATTGAGTCAAAAAGTTATAAAAGATATTAAGAAAAGAGATAATCACCCAATAGTTGTGGGAGGGACAGGTCTGTTTATTCGTGCTCTTACTGAAGACTTCACCCTTGTAAGTATCCCGGAAGATAAGGCGATAAGAAAGAAGTATCAAGATATGGCTGATGAAAAAGGAAATCACTATATACATAGTCTTTTAAAAAACAGAGATGATAATGCATATAATAAACTTCATCCAAACGACTATAGACGTGTAATTCGGGCCTTAGAGGTGTATGAACTCTCTGGTAAGTCAATTTATGAATTACAAAGGAGAAACCAATTCGCAAGCAATATTACAAACATTAACTTTTACGGCCTATATATGGATAGGCAAAGGCTGTATACGCAAATTAACAATCGAGTAGACCAGATGATTGAAGACGGGCTTGTCACAGAAGTTAGTGAGCTTCTTAAGCAAGGGATTTCAAAAGATTGTAATGCTCTAAAGGCCATCGGGTATAGGCAGGTTGTAATGTATCTAGAAAATCAAATAGATTTTGACGAAATGGTAAGGTTAATTAAAAGAGATACCAGAAGGTATGCAAAAAGACAATTAACATGGTTTAGAAATATGGATAATATTAAATGGTATAACTTAGACAATTTGAATATAAATCAAGTAAAAGAAAAAATTATTAAGCAAATGCAGGAAAATGGTTAA
- a CDS encoding class I SAM-dependent methyltransferase produces the protein MDIICTTSQKPTDSMIQSAITHSKYFKGEYIPRKRLGSLSERECVLVVTKSSLNVYIKGQKLAFHPSMAMLRVKRIKNGELDIFNKILGDITSWAVLDCTLGLASDSLVLSKLVSCKGQVTSLEKSKLIYKIVKDGLGKLDSSYPELSGLSKNITLKNVDFNNYIEGLNYGDFDLIYFDPMFDKPIENSPAISPLRDLAHYSPLSIKSLEKAKKLAKKAVIVKNNKNFPFEEIGLKKFTLPSSSVSYGIYLNKEE, from the coding sequence ATGGATATAATATGTACGACGTCTCAAAAACCTACAGATTCGATGATACAGTCAGCTATTACCCATAGCAAATACTTTAAAGGAGAATATATACCACGAAAGCGTCTTGGCTCTCTAAGCGAGCGAGAGTGCGTTCTTGTGGTAACAAAATCATCGCTCAATGTATATATTAAAGGCCAAAAGCTAGCTTTTCACCCCAGCATGGCCATGCTCAGGGTAAAGAGAATTAAAAATGGGGAGCTAGACATATTTAACAAAATATTAGGCGACATTACTAGTTGGGCTGTATTAGACTGCACACTAGGGTTAGCTTCTGATTCTCTAGTTCTGAGCAAGCTAGTAAGCTGCAAAGGGCAAGTCACTTCCCTTGAAAAATCTAAATTAATATATAAAATTGTAAAAGATGGGCTAGGGAAGTTAGATTCTAGTTATCCTGAGCTTAGCGGACTTTCTAAAAATATTACCCTAAAAAATGTAGATTTCAACAATTATATTGAAGGCCTTAACTATGGAGATTTTGATTTAATATATTTTGATCCCATGTTTGATAAACCTATAGAAAATTCTCCAGCCATTTCTCCTTTAAGAGATTTAGCTCATTATAGCCCTCTATCAATTAAAAGTTTAGAAAAGGCAAAAAAACTAGCTAAAAAAGCTGTAATTGTGAAAAATAACAAAAACTTTCCCTTTGAAGAAATAGGACTGAAGAAGTTTACACTACCTTCTAGTTCAGTCAGTTATGGAATCTATCTAAATAAGGAGGAGTAG